Genomic segment of bacterium:
CAGAGCTTACCATTCATCGACGAACCACTCTTTAGCGATGCAGCATGTTTCGTTACAATTCCCGTTGGTGGGTCACCGCTTGAACCAAGTGGCGTAATTTATGCTGACATTGTTCAAGCTGCAGAACTGAATCCGACACAAGTAATTGATCAACGTAAAAAAGATTCGATTCGAATGCTTTCCGAATTAGTAACACAAGCGGTAACAAGAAAAGATCAGGAGCGTAAAAGACTGATATGAAACTGATATGCTGCGATGATGACCCAATTATCAGGGAGTTGCTTTCGAGCACTCTGAGCGACCTCGCTCATGACGTTAAAACTGTGGCCACTGGTCGCGATGCTTTAGCTGCCCTCGATGGCTCGGTTAAAAGCAACCCCGAGGAACAAGTTTGCGTGATCCTCGATCTAAATATGCCCGAGATGAGTGGCTGGGATGTGCTCGAAATGATTCGTCAAGGCAAGAACACTAAACATGTCCCGGTGATTATTCTCTCTTGCCAAGATGGGCTTGAAGATCTGCTGAATGGCTA
This window contains:
- a CDS encoding response regulator — protein: MKLICCDDDPIIRELLSSTLSDLAHDVKTVATGRDALAALDGSVKSNPEEQVCVILDLNMPEMSGWDVLEMIRQGKNTKHVPVIILSCQDGLEDLLNGYKLGADFYITKPFTKESLAQGLELVAKFNRKAESDKS